The Trichoplusia ni isolate ovarian cell line Hi5 chromosome 10, tn1, whole genome shotgun sequence genome window below encodes:
- the LOC113498181 gene encoding uncharacterized protein LOC113498181: MQKFEKRHDTEIEEYLSKTSKKQESTSSASGSLSDDELLQYELEQKKLAAQELAEIEAGRRWIQMQFEGDPRYDYERVPLEDIKEEEMTDFDASRIGSLTSQKESIGSYGSFRNSYGSLSESEMASRIRFRVKGDNDDISISSLQEFENLERALMEQYQQHSSSSQDSLNGSLPRRYILSKSQGDDISVSSLKEFEGLESACLEALKAEILAKQKEALLMADPKEVSGYFLEKEKRSYSGSSESSPPQKGGSPSQKGGSPSQKVGSYGSPSQKILTESASIRKLIDQQMAIEQKLQQQVTPKVITVKKFDDRGAFFVPEPEPGTSESEPEPQAEVTEECKKSSSFVCAAAPSDGSAESIPGDCEEMMKILDQEEKSKQSQSQAVTRTFTDGGVIEVVRTTTVIQQRFVDGKKVSETVSSTDGDGAVDIPSRPRQLEESAMSYGSEMSSSITSQPSEMDSLMTVLDRHVEGEVVTVTRQTITMTDKPEELELSREGSMVRELSPSSGRSIAHSVISFSGKQFTDPASGSWSGQDEDMSSSGSFSRARADLMLGSTDSLEATSSNATRATYNYEVDTPMTGSLTSGGSNTMVSSLDTLDPITAVQMESLEHQSTSEHYSHDYEVQEPDSDTERLELDSRTPRAKERTIMFDSTDTLSAVSGDGSVKEAAVETPAPTFYIGDTPITRGERREDDDGQPALSGSAPASLPPATQPSPPIPAQRRSLSMLAKSPPSSLDETKK; this comes from the exons ATGCAAAAGTTTGAAAAACGACACGATACCGAAATAGaagaatatttatcaaaaacttcCAAAAAACAAGAAAGTACCAGCAGCGCATCGGGTTCTTTGTCCGATGATGAACTGCTGCAATATGAACTTGAACAAAAGAAACTGGCTGCTCAAGAATTAGCAGAAATCGAAGCAGGTAGAAGATGGATACAAATGCAGTTTGAAGGTGATCCCCGGTATGACTACGAAAGAGTACCATTAGAAGACATTAAGGAAGAAGAAATGACTGATTTTGATGCAAGCAGGATTGGTAGTTTAACGTCTCAAAAAGAATCGATTGGCAGCTACGGTAGTTTTAGGAACTCTTATGGAAGCCTTTCTGAGTCCGAAATGGCATCAAGGATTAGATTTAGAGTGAAAGGTGATAATGACGATATCTCCATCAGCTCATTACAAGAGTTCGAAAATCTTGAAAGGGCTTTAATGGAACAGTACCAACAACACTCTTCATCGTCACAGGATTCACTTAACGGGTCTTTACCAAGGCGTTACATATTAAGTAAGAGTCAAGGTGACGACATATCGGTGTCTAGCTTGAAGGAATTCGAAGGGCTAGAATCTGCTTGTCTGGAAGCTTTAAAAGCTGAAATTCTAGCCAAGCAAAAAGAAGCTCTGCTTATGGCAGATCCGAAAGAAGTAAGTGGTTATTTCttggaaaaagaaaaacggTCCTACAGTGGCAGTTCAGAAAGCAGTCCTCCTCAGAAAGGAGGCAGTCCCAGTCAAAAAGGAGGTAGTCCTTCCCAGAAAGTAGGCAGCTACGGCAGTCCATCACAAAAGATTTTAACAGAATCCGCAAGTATTAGAAAGTTGATTGATCAACAAATGGCAATTGAACAGAAGCTTCAGCAACAAGTAACACCCAAAGTTATCACTGTAAAGAAGTTTGATGATAGAGGTGCATTCTTTGTGCCTGAACCTGAGCCTGGAACTTCAGAATCAGAACCTGAACCACAAGCTGAAGTAACAGAGGAATGCAAAAAGTCCTCGTCATTTGTGTGCGCAGCCGCTCCTAGTGACGGATCAGCTGAATCAATACCAGGAGACTGCGAAgaaatgatgaaaattttagaTCAAGAAGAAAAATCAAAGCAAAGTCAAAGTCAAGCAGTAACTAGAACATTTACTGATGGAGGCGTAATAGAAGTTGTAAGAACGACTACAGTTATCCAACAACGGTTTGTCGATGGAAAGAAAGTTTCTGAAACTGTGAGCAGTACTGACGGAGATGGGGCAGTTGATATACCCTCAAGACCGAGACAATTAGAGGAAAGTGCTATGTCTTACGGTTCCGAAATGTCCTCATCTATAACATCACAGCCTTCAGAGATGGATAGTTTGATGACTGTGCTAGATAGGCATGTGGAGGGGGAAGTGGTGACGGTGACGCGGCAGACAATAACAATGACTGATAAACCTGAGGAGTTGGAACTATCTCGGGAAGGGAGCATGGTCCGTGAGCTGTCGCCCTCCTCGGGGAGATCGATAGCTCATAGTGTAATCTCGTTTTCCGGTAAACAATTTACAGATCCCGCGAGTGGCTCTTGGAGTGGCCAGGACGAGGATATGAGCTCGTCTGGAAGCTTTAGTCG GGCTCGCGCGGACTTAATGCTAGGCAGCACGGATAGCTTGGAAGCTACCAGTTCTAACGCTACCCGAGCGACCTACAACTATGAGGTCGACACCCCTATGACGGGAAGCCTCACTTCTGGAG GATCGAACACCATGGTCTCATCATTGGACACACTGGACCCTATCACCGCAGTGCAAATGGAAAGTTTAGAACATCAGTCCACTAGTGAACATTATTCCCATGATTACGAAGTACAAGAACCGGATTCTGATACTGAACGATTG GAACTGGATAGCCGAACACCTCGAGCAAAAGAACGCACTATAATGTTTGACAGCACTGATACCTTGAGTGCTGTCAGTGGTGATGGATCTGTGAAGGAAGCTGCCGTGGAGACACCAGCACCAACCTTCTACATTGGGGACACTCCCATTACAAGAG GAGAACGACGTGAAGACGACGATGGTCAACCAGCATTGTCTGGAAGTGCGCCCGCGTCACTCCCACCTGCCACACAACCCTCGCCGCCTATACCTGCTCAAAGAAG gtCATTATCGATGCTTGCGAAATCGCCTCCATCCAGCCTCGACGAAACCAAGAAGTAA